From one Lusitaniella coriacea LEGE 07157 genomic stretch:
- a CDS encoding putative signal transducing protein: protein MSWIAIRTTSTRWEAEFMQQLLESHGIPSRAISLGASACFLSGQTALQVLPQDKWTAMLLLSPLEEDDTKEENVF from the coding sequence ATGTCTTGGATTGCAATTAGAACCACTAGCACTCGCTGGGAAGCTGAATTCATGCAGCAATTACTAGAAAGTCACGGAATTCCCAGCCGCGCGATTTCCCTTGGGGCTAGTGCTTGTTTCCTCTCCGGACAAACCGCTCTGCAAGTTCTTCCCCAGGATAAGTGGACGGCAATGTTGCTACTGAGTCCCCTAGAGGAAGACGATACAAAAGAAGAGAATGTCTTTTGA
- a CDS encoding prepilin peptidase produces the protein MDALFRIVTTLLIFALGASIGSFLNVVVYRLPEGLSILFPPSRCPHCLHQLGKRENIPVFGWIGLKGRCLNCKAPISIRYPLVEAIAGFLFLAIFWRFGFNVETLGYWVCVSWLLALSLIDLDTMTLPNSLTKSGLVAGLVFMTLAGWQENGEVSGAIEGLMTGIVGAVLGLWLLNIISGAGAIALGKTAMGGGDAKLAALMGAWLGWKYLLVAGFLGCILGALISGGAIALRRLKRHQHFPFGPFLALGTLLTLFWGEFLLSTYLQLFFPL, from the coding sequence ATGGACGCACTATTTAGGATTGTCACAACCCTCTTAATCTTTGCTTTAGGTGCTTCGATTGGCAGTTTTTTAAATGTGGTCGTTTATCGTCTCCCAGAGGGTTTGTCGATTCTCTTTCCGCCCTCTCGCTGTCCCCATTGTCTTCATCAACTGGGAAAAAGGGAAAATATCCCAGTTTTTGGCTGGATTGGGCTAAAAGGACGATGTTTAAACTGTAAAGCGCCCATTTCTATTCGCTATCCCTTGGTTGAGGCGATCGCGGGATTTTTATTTTTAGCAATTTTTTGGCGCTTCGGGTTTAACGTAGAAACCTTGGGCTATTGGGTCTGTGTCAGTTGGTTGCTGGCGCTGTCCTTAATCGATCTCGATACGATGACGCTACCCAATTCCCTGACGAAATCGGGGTTAGTGGCTGGACTGGTCTTTATGACCTTAGCGGGATGGCAAGAAAACGGCGAAGTATCGGGCGCAATTGAGGGATTGATGACAGGAATTGTCGGGGCGGTATTGGGACTGTGGCTTTTAAATATTATTAGTGGAGCGGGCGCGATCGCGCTAGGAAAAACGGCAATGGGGGGTGGCGATGCCAAACTTGCAGCCCTAATGGGGGCGTGGTTGGGGTGGAAATACTTACTGGTTGCGGGGTTCCTCGGCTGCATCTTGGGCGCTCTAATTAGCGGGGGCGCGATCGCGCTGAGACGACTCAAACGCCACCAACACTTTCCCTTTGGTCCTTTCCTCGCCCTCGGTACCCTTCTAACCCTGTTCTGGGGGGAGTTTCTACTCTCAACTTACCTTCAGCTATTTTTTCCCCTCTAA